One part of the Rhodococcus oxybenzonivorans genome encodes these proteins:
- a CDS encoding DNA-directed RNA polymerase subunit beta yields the protein MLEGRILAVSSQTKAVSGIPGAPKRVSFAKIREPLEVPGLLDVQTDSFEWLIGAQSWRERAAARGDSAISGGLEDILAELSPIEDFSGSMSLSFSDPRFDEVKASTDECKDKDMTYAAPLFVTAEFINNNTGEIKSQTVFMGDFPMMTDKGTFIINGTERVVVSQLVRSPGVYFDHSVDKGTEKDLHSVKVIPGRGAWLEFDVDKRDTVGVRIDRKRRQPVTVLLKALGWTTEQITERFGFSEILMATLEKDNTAGTDEALLDIYRKLRPGEPPTKESAQTLLENLFFKDKRYDLARVGRYKINKKLGLNTGQPIVASTLTEEDIVATIEYLVRLHAGDTEMTAPGGVTVPVEVDDIDHFGNRRLRTVGELIQNQIRVGLSRMERVVRERMTTQDVEAITPQTLINIRPVVAAIKEFFGTSQLSQFMDQNNPLSGLTHKRRLSALGPGGLSRERAGLEVRDVHPSHYGRMCPIETPEGPNIGLIGSLSVYARVNPFGFIETPYRKVVDGQVTDQVDYLTADEEDRHVVAQANSAIDANGHFTDDRILVRRKGGEVEFVSSADIDYMDVSPRQMVSVATAMIPFLEHDDANRALMGANMQRQAVPLVRSEAPLVGTGMELRAAVDAGDVIITEKTGVVEEVSADYVTVMADDGTRKTYRMRKFARSNQGTCANQRPIVDEGQRVETGQVLADGPCTENGEMALGKNLLVAIMPWEGHNYEDAIILSQRLVEEDVLTSIHIEEHEIDARDTKLGAEEITRDIPNVSDEVLADLDERGIIRIGAEVRDGDVLVGKVTPKGETELTPEERLLRAIFGEKAREVRDTSLKVPHGETGKVIGIRVFSRDDDDDLPPGVNELVRVYVAQKRKIQDGDKLAGRHGNKGVIGKILPQEDMPFLPDGTPVDIILNTHGVPRRMNIGQILETHLGWIGKTGWNVQVAGDGSRPDWAEQLPEEMLSAPADSNIATPVFDGAKEDELTGLLGSTLPNRDGEVMVASDGKATLFDGRSGEPFPYPVSVGYMYIIKLHHLVDDKIHARSTGPYSMITQQPLGGKAQFGGQRFGEMECWAMQAYGAAYTLQELLTIKSDDVVGRVKVYEAIVKGENIPEPGIPESFKVLLKELQSLCLNVEVLSSDGAAIAMADGDDEDLERAAANLGINLSRNEAATVDDLAN from the coding sequence GTGCTGGAAGGACGCATCTTGGCAGTCTCTAGCCAGACCAAGGCAGTTTCCGGAATCCCCGGAGCCCCGAAGAGGGTTTCGTTCGCGAAAATTCGCGAACCCCTCGAAGTTCCCGGGCTTCTTGATGTACAAACCGATTCGTTCGAGTGGTTGATCGGTGCGCAGAGCTGGCGCGAGCGCGCCGCCGCTCGTGGCGACAGCGCAATCTCCGGCGGTCTCGAGGACATTCTCGCGGAGCTCTCTCCGATCGAGGACTTCTCGGGCTCGATGTCTCTGTCCTTCTCGGACCCACGCTTCGACGAGGTCAAGGCCTCGACGGACGAGTGCAAAGACAAAGACATGACCTACGCGGCGCCGTTGTTCGTCACCGCGGAGTTCATCAACAACAACACCGGTGAGATCAAGAGCCAGACGGTCTTCATGGGTGACTTCCCGATGATGACCGACAAGGGCACGTTCATCATCAACGGCACCGAGCGCGTCGTCGTCTCGCAGCTGGTGCGTTCCCCTGGCGTGTACTTCGACCATTCGGTCGACAAGGGCACCGAGAAGGACCTGCACAGCGTCAAGGTCATCCCCGGCCGCGGCGCATGGCTCGAGTTCGACGTCGACAAGCGCGACACCGTTGGTGTCCGCATCGACCGCAAGCGTCGTCAGCCCGTCACCGTGCTGCTGAAGGCCCTCGGCTGGACCACCGAGCAGATCACCGAGCGTTTCGGCTTCTCGGAGATCCTCATGGCCACGCTGGAGAAGGACAACACCGCCGGCACCGACGAGGCGCTGCTCGACATCTACCGCAAGCTGCGCCCGGGCGAGCCGCCCACCAAGGAGAGCGCGCAGACGCTGCTGGAGAACCTGTTCTTCAAGGACAAGCGGTACGACCTGGCACGCGTGGGTCGCTACAAGATCAACAAAAAGCTGGGCCTGAACACCGGGCAGCCGATCGTGGCGTCGACCCTCACCGAGGAAGACATCGTCGCCACCATCGAGTACCTGGTGCGCCTGCACGCCGGTGACACCGAGATGACCGCCCCCGGCGGCGTCACGGTCCCCGTCGAGGTCGACGACATCGACCACTTCGGTAACCGTCGCCTGCGCACGGTCGGTGAGCTCATCCAGAACCAGATCCGCGTGGGCCTGTCCCGCATGGAGCGTGTGGTTCGTGAGCGCATGACCACCCAGGACGTCGAGGCGATCACGCCGCAGACACTGATCAACATCCGGCCCGTCGTCGCCGCGATCAAGGAGTTCTTCGGAACCTCCCAGCTGTCGCAGTTCATGGACCAGAACAACCCGCTGTCGGGGCTGACGCACAAGCGTCGTCTGTCCGCCCTCGGCCCAGGTGGTCTGTCGCGCGAAAGGGCTGGTCTGGAGGTGCGAGACGTTCACCCGTCGCACTACGGCCGCATGTGCCCGATCGAGACCCCTGAGGGTCCGAACATCGGTCTGATCGGTTCGTTGTCGGTGTACGCACGGGTCAACCCGTTCGGCTTCATCGAGACGCCGTACCGCAAGGTCGTCGACGGCCAGGTCACGGACCAGGTCGACTACCTGACCGCGGACGAAGAGGACCGCCACGTCGTCGCCCAGGCCAACTCGGCCATCGACGCCAACGGTCACTTCACCGACGACCGCATTCTGGTTCGTCGTAAGGGCGGCGAGGTCGAGTTCGTGTCGTCCGCCGACATCGACTACATGGACGTCTCGCCGCGACAGATGGTGTCCGTCGCAACCGCGATGATCCCGTTCCTCGAGCACGACGACGCCAACCGTGCCCTCATGGGCGCGAACATGCAGCGTCAGGCGGTGCCGCTCGTTCGCAGTGAGGCTCCGCTGGTCGGCACCGGCATGGAGCTGCGGGCTGCAGTCGACGCCGGCGACGTCATCATCACCGAGAAGACCGGTGTCGTGGAAGAGGTCTCCGCGGACTACGTCACGGTCATGGCCGACGACGGAACCCGCAAGACCTACCGGATGCGCAAGTTCGCGCGTTCGAACCAGGGCACCTGCGCCAACCAGCGTCCGATCGTGGACGAGGGACAGCGTGTCGAGACCGGACAGGTTCTCGCCGACGGCCCCTGCACCGAAAACGGTGAGATGGCCCTCGGAAAGAACCTGCTCGTCGCGATCATGCCGTGGGAAGGCCACAACTACGAGGACGCGATCATCCTGTCGCAGCGCCTCGTGGAGGAGGACGTTCTCACCTCGATCCACATCGAGGAGCACGAGATCGATGCCCGCGACACCAAGCTCGGTGCCGAGGAGATCACTCGGGACATCCCGAACGTCTCCGACGAGGTCCTCGCCGACCTCGACGAGCGCGGCATCATCCGTATCGGTGCCGAGGTTCGTGACGGTGACGTGCTGGTCGGAAAGGTCACGCCCAAGGGCGAGACCGAGCTGACCCCCGAGGAGCGTCTGCTGCGCGCCATCTTCGGTGAGAAGGCTCGTGAGGTCCGCGACACGTCGCTCAAGGTTCCGCACGGTGAGACCGGCAAGGTCATCGGCATTCGTGTGTTCTCGCGCGACGACGACGACGATCTGCCCCCCGGTGTCAACGAGCTGGTCCGCGTCTACGTGGCACAGAAGCGCAAGATCCAGGACGGCGACAAGCTCGCCGGCCGCCACGGCAACAAGGGCGTCATCGGCAAGATCCTCCCCCAGGAGGACATGCCGTTCCTGCCCGACGGCACCCCGGTGGACATCATCCTGAACACCCACGGTGTTCCGCGTCGTATGAACATCGGTCAGATCTTGGAGACCCACCTCGGGTGGATCGGCAAGACGGGCTGGAACGTGCAGGTCGCCGGCGACGGCTCGCGTCCCGATTGGGCCGAGCAGCTGCCGGAGGAGATGCTGTCCGCTCCCGCCGACTCCAACATCGCCACCCCCGTGTTCGACGGTGCCAAGGAAGACGAGCTGACCGGTCTTCTCGGTTCGACACTGCCGAACCGTGACGGCGAAGTGATGGTCGCGTCCGACGGAAAGGCCACCTTGTTCGACGGCCGTTCCGGCGAGCCGTTCCCGTACCCGGTGTCGGTCGGCTACATGTACATCATCAAGCTGCACCACTTGGTCGACGACAAGATCCACGCACGTTCGACCGGTCCGTACTCGATGATCACCCAGCAGCCGCTCGGCGGTAAGGCCCAGTTCGGTGGCCAGCGCTTCGGTGAGATGGAGTGCTGGGCGATGCAGGCCTACGGCGCGGCTTACACGCTGCAGGAACTGCTCACCATCAAGTCGGACGACGTGGTGGGTCGAGTCAAGGTGTACGAGGCCATCGTCAAGGGCGAGAACATCCCCGAGCCGGGTATCCCGGAGTCGTTCAAGGTGCTCCTCAAGGAGCTTCAGTCGCTCTGCCTGAACGTGGAGGTGCTGTCCTCGGACGGTGCGGCCATCGCGATGGCGGACGGCGACGACGAGGACCTCGAGCGCGCCGCAGCGAACCTGGGCATCAACTTGTCCCGGAACGAAGCGGCCACGGTCGACGACCTCGCGAACTAG
- a CDS encoding DNA-directed RNA polymerase subunit beta', which yields MLDVNFFDELRIGLASAEDIRNWSYGEVKKPETINYRTLKPEKDGLFCEKIFGPTRDWECYCGKYKRVRFKGIICERCGVEVTRAKVRRERMGHIELAAPVTHIWYFKGVPSRLGYLLDLAPKDLEKIIYFAAYVIVGVDEELRHNELSTLEAEMQVEKKAVADQRDADLEARAQKLEADIAELEAEGAKSDVRRKVKDGGEREMRQLRDRAQRELDRLDEIWTTFTKLSVKQLIVDELLYRELVDRYGEYFTGAMGAESIQKLMENFDIDAEAENLRETIRSGKGQKKLRALKRLKVVAAFQTNQNSPMGMVLNAVPVIPPELRPMVQLDGGRFATSDLNDLYRRVINRNNRLKRLIDLGAPEIIVNNEKRMLQESVDALFDNGRRGRPVTGPGNRPLKSLSDLLKGKQGRFRQNLLGKRVDYSGRSVIVVGPQLKLHQCGLPKLMALELFKPFVMKRLVDLNHAQNIKSAKRMVERQRAQVWDVLEEVIAEHPVLLNRAPTLHRLGIQAFEPQLVEGKAIQLHPLVCEAFNADFDGDQMAVHLPLSAEAQAEARILMLSSNNILSPASGRPLAMPRLDMVTGLYHLTRLDEGATGELKASDGEGAEQGVYSSPAEAQMAVDRGALVVQAKIKVRLTQQRPPRDLESELFPEGWNYGDGWTAETTLGRVLFNELLPADYPFVNEQMPKKRQATIINDLAERYPMIVVAQTVDKLKDAGFYWATRSGVTVSISDVLVPPEKAQIMESFEAQADQIEKKYQRGALNKTERNSALVKIWSEATDEVGKAMEAHFPDDNPIPMIVKSGAAGNMTQVRSLAGMKGLVTNPKGEFIPRPIKSSFKEGLTVLEYFINTHGARKGLADTALRTADSGYLTRRLVDVSQDVIVREVDCGTERGIVTTIAEKQPDGTMIRDAHVETSTYARTLAADAVDANGNVIVERGHDLGDPAIDALLEAGITQVKVRSVLTCTTGTGVCATCYGRSMATGKLVDIGEAVGIVAAQSIGEPGTQLTMRTFHQGGVAGDDITGGLPRVQELFEARVPKGKAPIADVTGRVQLEDGDRFYKITIVPDDGGEEVVYDKLSKRQRLRVFKHEDGTERLLADGDHVEVGQQLMEGAADPHEVLRVMGPRQVQIHLVNEVQEVYRSQGVSIHDKHIEVIVRQMLRRVTIIDSGATEFLPGSLTERADFEAANRRVVSEGGEPAAGRPVLMGITKASLATDSWLSAASFQETTRVLTDAAINCRSDKLIGLKENVIIGKLIPAGTGINRYRNIQVQPTEEARAAAYAVPSYDDQYYSPDGFGQNTGAAVPLDDYGFSNDYR from the coding sequence GTGCTCGACGTCAACTTCTTCGATGAACTCCGCATTGGCCTCGCCAGTGCAGAGGACATCCGCAATTGGTCCTACGGCGAGGTCAAGAAGCCGGAGACCATCAACTACCGCACGCTCAAGCCCGAGAAGGACGGCCTCTTCTGCGAGAAGATCTTCGGCCCCACCCGGGACTGGGAGTGCTACTGCGGTAAGTACAAGCGTGTCCGCTTCAAGGGCATCATCTGTGAGCGTTGCGGCGTCGAGGTGACTCGCGCCAAGGTTCGCCGTGAGCGCATGGGCCACATCGAACTGGCTGCCCCGGTCACCCACATCTGGTACTTCAAGGGCGTGCCCAGCCGGCTCGGCTACCTGCTCGACCTTGCGCCGAAGGATCTCGAAAAGATCATCTACTTCGCCGCATACGTCATCGTCGGTGTCGACGAGGAGCTGCGTCACAACGAGCTCTCCACGCTCGAAGCCGAGATGCAGGTCGAGAAGAAGGCTGTCGCGGATCAGCGTGACGCCGACCTCGAGGCTCGCGCGCAGAAGCTCGAGGCCGACATCGCCGAACTCGAGGCCGAGGGCGCAAAGTCCGACGTCCGCCGCAAGGTCAAGGACGGCGGCGAGCGCGAGATGCGTCAGCTCCGCGATCGCGCGCAGCGGGAGCTGGATCGTCTCGACGAGATCTGGACCACGTTCACCAAGCTGAGCGTCAAGCAGCTCATCGTCGACGAGCTGCTCTACCGCGAGCTGGTCGACCGCTACGGCGAGTACTTCACCGGTGCCATGGGCGCCGAGTCGATCCAGAAGTTGATGGAGAACTTCGACATCGACGCCGAAGCGGAGAACCTGCGTGAGACCATCCGCAGCGGCAAGGGGCAGAAGAAGCTCCGCGCACTGAAGCGTCTCAAGGTCGTCGCAGCTTTCCAGACGAACCAGAACTCGCCGATGGGCATGGTTCTCAACGCCGTTCCGGTGATCCCGCCGGAGCTGCGGCCGATGGTGCAGCTCGACGGTGGACGTTTCGCCACGTCCGACCTGAACGACCTGTACCGCCGCGTCATCAACCGCAACAACCGCCTCAAGCGACTGATCGACCTCGGTGCCCCCGAGATCATCGTCAACAACGAGAAGCGGATGCTGCAGGAGTCGGTGGACGCACTCTTCGACAACGGCCGTCGCGGCCGTCCGGTCACCGGTCCCGGTAACCGCCCGCTGAAGTCCCTGAGCGACCTGCTCAAGGGTAAGCAGGGTCGATTCCGTCAGAACCTGCTCGGTAAGCGCGTCGACTACTCGGGTCGTTCCGTCATCGTCGTCGGTCCCCAGCTGAAGCTGCACCAGTGTGGTCTGCCCAAGCTGATGGCTCTCGAGCTGTTCAAGCCGTTCGTGATGAAGCGTCTGGTCGACCTGAACCACGCGCAGAACATCAAGTCCGCCAAGCGCATGGTGGAACGCCAGCGCGCACAGGTGTGGGACGTCCTCGAAGAGGTCATCGCCGAGCACCCCGTGCTGCTGAACCGTGCACCGACGCTGCACCGTCTGGGCATCCAGGCCTTCGAGCCGCAACTGGTCGAGGGCAAGGCCATCCAGCTCCACCCGCTGGTGTGTGAGGCGTTCAACGCCGACTTCGACGGTGACCAGATGGCCGTGCACCTTCCGCTGTCCGCGGAGGCGCAGGCCGAGGCGCGCATCCTGATGCTGTCGTCGAACAACATCCTCTCGCCCGCGTCGGGTCGACCGCTCGCCATGCCGCGTCTGGACATGGTCACCGGTCTGTACCACCTGACCCGGTTGGACGAGGGTGCCACCGGCGAGCTGAAGGCTTCCGACGGAGAGGGCGCCGAACAGGGCGTGTACTCCTCGCCTGCCGAGGCTCAGATGGCCGTCGATCGTGGTGCGCTGGTCGTGCAGGCGAAGATCAAGGTGCGGCTCACGCAGCAGCGCCCGCCTCGTGACCTCGAGTCGGAGCTGTTCCCCGAGGGCTGGAACTACGGTGACGGCTGGACCGCGGAGACGACCCTGGGTCGGGTGCTCTTCAACGAGCTGCTTCCCGCGGACTACCCGTTCGTCAACGAGCAGATGCCGAAGAAGCGTCAGGCGACGATCATCAACGACCTCGCCGAGCGTTACCCCATGATCGTGGTCGCGCAGACCGTCGACAAGCTGAAGGACGCCGGCTTCTACTGGGCCACGCGTTCCGGTGTCACGGTCTCCATCTCCGACGTCCTCGTGCCGCCGGAGAAGGCTCAGATCATGGAGTCCTTCGAGGCTCAGGCCGATCAGATCGAGAAGAAGTACCAGCGTGGTGCCCTGAACAAGACCGAGCGCAACAGCGCCCTGGTCAAGATCTGGTCCGAGGCCACCGATGAGGTCGGTAAGGCCATGGAGGCCCACTTCCCCGACGACAACCCGATCCCGATGATCGTGAAGTCCGGCGCCGCCGGCAACATGACTCAGGTTCGTTCGCTCGCCGGTATGAAGGGTCTGGTGACCAACCCCAAGGGTGAGTTCATCCCGCGTCCGATCAAGTCTTCCTTCAAGGAAGGCCTGACCGTTCTCGAGTACTTCATCAATACGCACGGTGCCCGTAAGGGTCTGGCCGACACCGCGCTGCGTACCGCCGACTCGGGTTACCTGACCCGTCGTCTGGTGGACGTGTCGCAGGACGTCATCGTTCGTGAGGTCGACTGTGGAACCGAGCGTGGCATCGTCACCACCATCGCGGAGAAGCAGCCCGATGGCACGATGATCCGCGATGCTCACGTGGAGACCAGCACGTACGCCCGTACGCTGGCCGCCGACGCGGTCGACGCGAACGGAAACGTCATCGTCGAGCGTGGTCACGACCTGGGCGACCCGGCTATCGATGCGCTGCTCGAAGCGGGCATCACGCAGGTCAAGGTCCGTTCGGTGCTCACCTGCACCACCGGCACCGGCGTCTGCGCCACCTGCTACGGCCGGAGCATGGCCACCGGCAAGCTGGTCGACATCGGTGAGGCCGTCGGTATCGTCGCCGCACAGTCCATCGGTGAGCCCGGCACCCAGCTGACCATGCGTACGTTCCACCAGGGTGGTGTCGCCGGAGACGACATCACCGGTGGTCTGCCGCGTGTTCAGGAGCTGTTCGAGGCCCGCGTCCCCAAGGGCAAGGCCCCGATCGCCGACGTCACCGGACGTGTCCAGCTCGAGGACGGCGACCGCTTCTACAAGATCACCATCGTCCCGGACGACGGTGGCGAAGAGGTTGTCTACGACAAGCTCTCGAAGCGTCAGCGTCTGCGTGTCTTCAAGCACGAGGACGGCACCGAACGCCTTCTGGCCGACGGTGACCACGTCGAGGTCGGTCAGCAGCTCATGGAAGGTGCTGCCGATCCCCACGAGGTGCTGCGCGTCATGGGCCCCCGCCAGGTGCAGATCCACCTCGTCAACGAGGTCCAGGAGGTGTACCGGAGCCAGGGTGTGTCGATCCACGACAAGCACATCGAGGTCATCGTGCGCCAGATGCTGCGTCGCGTGACGATCATCGACTCGGGTGCCACGGAGTTCCTGCCCGGTTCATTGACCGAGCGGGCCGACTTCGAGGCGGCCAACCGTCGGGTCGTGTCCGAAGGTGGCGAGCCTGCGGCCGGTCGTCCGGTACTCATGGGTATCACCAAGGCATCGCTGGCCACCGACTCGTGGCTGTCTGCGGCGTCGTTCCAGGAGACCACTCGCGTGCTGACCGATGCGGCAATCAACTGTCGCTCGGACAAGCTGATCGGTCTGAAGGAAAACGTGATCATCGGAAAGCTGATCCCCGCCGGTACCGGTATCAACCGTTACCGCAACATCCAGGTTCAGCCCACCGAAGAGGCACGTGCGGCGGCGTACGCGGTTCCGTCCTACGACGACCAGTACTACAGCCCGGACGGCTTCGGCCAGAACACCGGTGCTGCAGTGCCGCTGGACGATTACGGGTTCAGCAACGATTACCGGTAG
- a CDS encoding SixA phosphatase family protein, producing MATHKTPHSRTLILMRHGKSAYPAGVADHDRPLAPRGRRQAAMAGDWLRAMQPPVDAVLCSTSVRTCDTLAAAGVTAPTTFSEALYGAYPAQVVAEIAETDVSVRTLLVVGHDPGMPTTALDLAGNPDTGDAVAIREKFPTSALAVLTVPCSWAELTSSSASLTTFHVPR from the coding sequence ATGGCCACGCACAAGACCCCGCACAGCCGCACGCTGATCCTCATGCGGCACGGGAAGTCGGCATACCCGGCGGGAGTCGCCGACCACGACCGCCCGCTCGCCCCACGGGGCCGACGCCAGGCCGCGATGGCCGGAGACTGGCTCAGGGCGATGCAGCCACCCGTCGATGCGGTGTTGTGCTCGACCTCCGTGCGCACCTGCGACACCCTCGCCGCCGCAGGGGTCACTGCACCAACCACCTTCAGCGAGGCGCTCTATGGTGCGTACCCCGCGCAGGTGGTCGCCGAGATCGCCGAGACCGACGTATCGGTGCGCACTCTGCTGGTCGTCGGACACGACCCCGGAATGCCGACAACCGCACTCGATCTGGCGGGCAACCCCGACACCGGGGATGCGGTGGCGATACGCGAGAAGTTCCCGACGTCCGCACTCGCCGTGCTCACCGTCCCGTGCAGCTGGGCCGAACTCACCTCGAGCTCGGCGTCGCTGACCACGTTCCACGTTCCGCGGTAG
- a CDS encoding alpha/beta fold hydrolase, which yields MASLQLADGRTLAYEEWGDVDGMPVFFAHGTGDSRLARYPDDTLTRSLGLRLITADRPGVGGSTQLRGRSLLDWPQDVSALADELEIERFAIAGWSGGGPHALAAAHLLGDRVTRLVLASPLGPFDEQGSRDLVLNRDLRMIWRLNHARFVATAAARHESKASRRDLRKFVTHLAEEAPADRDVLLDPVLEPMFEEEMGEALVQGGVGVLDDMWAFLEWGFVPEDITQPVDVFYGDADDILAPEMYRRLAQRLGAADTHVWVGGGHYQVFARWAEFLQPLVAGRRDAVN from the coding sequence GTGGCCTCCCTCCAGCTAGCCGACGGTCGGACACTCGCGTACGAAGAGTGGGGCGACGTCGACGGCATGCCCGTGTTCTTCGCCCACGGCACCGGGGACTCCCGTCTCGCCCGGTACCCCGACGACACCCTCACCCGGTCTCTCGGATTGCGGCTGATCACCGCTGACCGCCCCGGCGTCGGGGGCTCCACCCAGCTGCGGGGCCGGAGTCTGCTGGACTGGCCGCAGGATGTCTCCGCTCTCGCGGACGAGCTGGAGATCGAGCGATTCGCAATCGCCGGCTGGTCCGGCGGTGGACCGCACGCGTTGGCCGCAGCGCACCTGCTCGGTGACAGGGTCACCCGGTTGGTGCTGGCTTCCCCGCTCGGCCCGTTCGACGAGCAGGGCTCCCGGGACCTCGTGCTCAATCGCGACCTGCGCATGATCTGGCGACTCAACCATGCTCGTTTCGTCGCCACCGCTGCAGCGCGACACGAGTCGAAAGCATCCCGCCGCGATCTGCGGAAGTTCGTCACACACCTCGCCGAGGAGGCCCCCGCGGACCGGGACGTGCTGCTCGACCCGGTGCTGGAGCCGATGTTCGAGGAAGAAATGGGAGAGGCGCTGGTGCAGGGAGGCGTCGGAGTTCTCGACGACATGTGGGCGTTCCTGGAGTGGGGGTTCGTGCCCGAGGACATCACCCAGCCGGTCGACGTGTTCTACGGCGACGCCGACGACATCCTGGCCCCGGAGATGTATCGGCGCCTCGCCCAGCGACTGGGCGCCGCCGACACCCATGTTTGGGTGGGCGGTGGCCACTACCAGGTGTTCGCCCGCTGGGCCGAGTTCCTGCAGCCGTTGGTCGCCGGCCGCCGCGACGCTGTGAACTAG
- a CDS encoding aldo/keto reductase → MVPTTTLGTTGPTVSRIGLGAMGMSGMYGRSEDAESTATIHAALDAGIDLIDTGDFYGSGHNETLIGAALSGRRREDVTLSVKFGAMRGPGGTWGGVDNRPDSIRNFLAYSLQRLGVDYIDIYRPARLDPSVPIEDTVGAIGELVEAGYVRHIGLSEVGPETIRRATAVHPIADLQIEYSLISRGIENEILPLCRELGIGVTAYGVLSRGLLSDSLRSNSALAPDDFRSHSPRFQGENLRQNLRLVDTMAELAAQHGVTVAQLAIAWVLAQGGDIVPVVGARKVTRLTETLGALDVHLSAADLAGIAAAVPDSAVAGDRYAPAQMAQLDSERTTVGQS, encoded by the coding sequence ATGGTCCCCACAACCACACTCGGAACCACAGGTCCCACCGTCAGCCGGATCGGACTCGGCGCCATGGGCATGTCCGGGATGTACGGCCGGTCGGAAGACGCGGAGTCGACCGCAACGATCCACGCCGCCCTCGATGCGGGAATCGACCTCATCGACACCGGCGACTTCTACGGGTCCGGTCACAACGAAACCCTGATCGGCGCAGCGCTGTCCGGCCGCAGGCGCGAGGACGTCACGTTGAGCGTGAAGTTCGGTGCAATGCGCGGACCGGGAGGCACGTGGGGCGGAGTCGACAACCGGCCCGACTCGATCCGCAACTTCCTCGCGTACTCGCTGCAGCGACTCGGCGTCGACTATATCGACATCTACCGTCCCGCCCGCCTCGACCCCAGCGTGCCGATCGAGGACACAGTCGGCGCGATCGGTGAACTGGTCGAGGCCGGCTACGTGCGGCACATCGGCCTGTCGGAGGTGGGTCCCGAGACGATCCGCCGCGCGACCGCCGTGCACCCCATCGCCGACCTGCAGATCGAGTACTCGCTGATCTCGCGCGGCATCGAGAACGAGATCCTTCCCCTGTGCCGCGAACTCGGCATCGGCGTCACCGCGTACGGGGTGCTGTCCCGCGGTCTGCTCAGTGACTCACTGCGGTCGAATTCCGCGCTGGCGCCCGACGATTTCCGCTCGCACAGCCCGCGATTTCAGGGCGAGAACCTCCGACAGAATCTGCGGCTCGTCGACACGATGGCCGAACTCGCCGCGCAACACGGGGTGACCGTCGCACAACTCGCGATCGCCTGGGTGCTCGCGCAGGGCGGCGACATCGTCCCGGTCGTCGGCGCCCGCAAGGTCACCCGCCTCACCGAAACGCTTGGCGCGCTCGACGTGCACCTGAGCGCCGCGGACCTGGCCGGCATCGCCGCAGCGGTTCCAGATTCCGCGGTCGCCGGCGACCGCTACGCACCCGCGCAGATGGCCCAGCTCGACAGCGAACGGACCACGGTCGGGCAAAGCTAG
- a CDS encoding acyl-[acyl-carrier-protein] thioesterase, protein MSLDQPLAVLPDRGRVFETSWPVRTGDIDAAKRLRLDGIARYLQDAGLDNLEAVDAAESHPLWIVRRTVIDIIRPAVWPERVHLRRWCSGLSTRWTNMRVQIEGEKGALIETEGFWIHISAATGMPTRIEDGFIDALGESAGETRLKWKRWLVEDAPSTDEEGVEETPFGLRRTDIDPFDHVNNAVYWQAVEELLADHEHPGGGRLVDNPHRAVLEYLSPIVSTDKIILRSRRDDTSLTVWFLVEDTVRAVAKVGPLSV, encoded by the coding sequence TTGTCACTCGATCAGCCACTGGCCGTGCTCCCTGATCGCGGCCGAGTTTTCGAGACTTCCTGGCCCGTACGCACCGGGGACATCGACGCGGCCAAGCGACTGCGCCTCGACGGGATCGCCCGCTACCTGCAAGACGCCGGGCTGGACAACCTCGAGGCCGTCGACGCCGCCGAGAGCCACCCCCTGTGGATAGTCCGCCGGACGGTCATCGACATCATCCGTCCGGCGGTGTGGCCTGAACGCGTGCACCTTCGCCGCTGGTGTTCGGGGTTGTCCACCCGATGGACGAACATGCGGGTACAGATCGAAGGCGAAAAAGGCGCCCTGATCGAGACCGAAGGATTCTGGATTCACATCAGCGCCGCAACCGGGATGCCGACGCGTATCGAGGACGGGTTCATCGATGCACTCGGTGAGTCCGCCGGCGAAACGCGCTTGAAATGGAAGCGCTGGCTGGTCGAGGACGCTCCGTCGACCGACGAGGAAGGCGTCGAGGAGACGCCATTCGGGCTGCGCCGCACCGACATCGACCCGTTCGACCACGTCAACAACGCCGTCTACTGGCAAGCGGTGGAAGAGTTGTTGGCCGATCACGAGCACCCGGGTGGCGGCCGCCTCGTCGACAACCCGCACCGCGCCGTGCTCGAATACCTGTCGCCGATCGTGTCGACGGACAAGATCATTCTTCGCTCGCGCCGCGACGACACGTCGTTGACAGTGTGGTTCCTGGTCGAAGACACCGTGCGGGCAGTCGCCAAGGTAGGTCCCCTCTCCGTGTGA